One genomic segment of Roseovarius carneus includes these proteins:
- a CDS encoding phasin, PhaP: MAKAQDMNAVMKDIMGAFPVDTKSMEDAFKSHAALNEKLSGVALSAAEKSAEISSVWAKTTLAKMSDMAKAKADPADYAKAMTDFASANAEVAAENMAAFAEVAKKVQMETVELMMAAGKDMQEDASKAVKKATDDLTAAAKKAGVK; this comes from the coding sequence ATGGCTAAAGCACAAGATATGAACGCCGTCATGAAAGACATCATGGGCGCATTCCCCGTCGACACCAAATCCATGGAAGACGCTTTCAAGAGCCATGCTGCTCTGAACGAAAAGCTCTCCGGCGTTGCTCTGTCCGCTGCTGAGAAATCCGCAGAAATTTCCAGCGTCTGGGCCAAAACCACATTGGCAAAAATGTCGGACATGGCCAAAGCGAAAGCCGATCCCGCCGATTACGCCAAAGCGATGACAGATTTTGCATCCGCCAACGCCGAAGTCGCCGCCGAGAACATGGCCGCCTTCGCCGAAGTGGCGAAAAAAGTGCAGATGGAAACAGTTGAGCTGATGATGGCCGCTGGCAAAGACATGCAAGAAGACGCATCCAAAGCCGTCAAGAAAGCCA